In one window of Blastocatellia bacterium DNA:
- a CDS encoding radical SAM protein — MGTTDGARQPRLREWLKADPDLALRFERVRSFSHTVQASEYHLTNACNLRCKGCWFFVNDFDKATSEVGDLAALRSFVQRERERGVNSALLIGGEPTLVPNRVSVYVEEMTYVNISTNGLRPLPREGFENVTVAVTLFGGGSLDDELRGIRPNGKSFSGLFEQALGNYRGDPRTIFIFALTESGIKHIEPTVARIADNGNLVTFNFYSAYGTHDPIRLDRGHALLDEALRVRELYPDTVTSHPYYISTMITGKSHWDSFSYDVCPSISIAHPGHAIRRRNGNPTLPGFNAWAADLQTVEFCCTSGQCAGCRDSQAVLSWLLVSARKFFDSPEHLRLWVEIAESYWRQLYWSPFHPARLRGDLAAAGSAP; from the coding sequence ATGGGAACCACTGACGGCGCCCGGCAGCCTCGCTTGCGCGAGTGGTTGAAGGCGGACCCTGACCTGGCACTCCGCTTCGAGCGCGTGCGAAGCTTCAGCCATACGGTGCAGGCGTCAGAGTACCACCTCACCAACGCCTGCAACCTGCGCTGCAAAGGCTGCTGGTTCTTCGTAAACGACTTCGACAAGGCGACCTCTGAGGTCGGGGACCTGGCGGCTTTACGCAGCTTTGTCCAACGCGAGCGGGAACGAGGGGTCAACAGCGCCCTCCTGATCGGCGGCGAGCCGACGCTGGTCCCCAACCGGGTGTCGGTGTATGTCGAGGAGATGACGTACGTCAATATTTCCACCAACGGCCTGCGCCCCCTTCCTCGCGAGGGCTTCGAGAATGTAACCGTTGCCGTGACGCTGTTCGGCGGCGGATCGCTGGACGACGAGCTTCGCGGCATCCGCCCGAATGGCAAGTCCTTCTCCGGACTCTTTGAGCAGGCGCTCGGAAATTACCGTGGCGACCCGAGGACGATCTTCATCTTCGCCTTGACGGAATCAGGCATCAAACATATCGAGCCGACCGTGGCAAGAATCGCGGATAACGGCAACCTCGTGACCTTCAACTTCTACAGCGCGTATGGCACGCACGATCCGATCAGGCTGGACCGAGGGCACGCCCTGCTCGACGAGGCGCTCCGCGTGCGCGAGCTGTATCCGGACACGGTTACCAGCCACCCGTACTACATCTCGACCATGATCACCGGGAAGTCCCACTGGGACTCGTTCTCATACGACGTCTGCCCGAGCATCAGCATCGCTCATCCCGGGCACGCCATTCGGCGCCGCAACGGGAACCCGACGCTACCCGGCTTCAACGCTTGGGCGGCCGATCTCCAGACCGTCGAGTTCTGCTGCACCTCAGGCCAATGCGCTGGGTGTCGTGACAGTCAGGCGGTGCTTAGTTGGCTGCTCGTGAGTGCGCGGAAGTTTTTTGACTCGCCGGAGCACCTGCGCTTGTGGGTCGAGATCGCCGAGAGCTACTGGCGGCAGCTCTACTGGTCACCATTTCACCCGGCTCGCCTGCGCGGAGACCTTGCCGCTGCCGGATCGGCTCCATGA
- a CDS encoding Phenylacetic acid catabolic protein, whose product MPTVYQELLHHQMLAHTEGELSGADDYLQVFLPLAPNVFERKICCERAAEEYDHYLIGAAVLRELGVDTEYMVAQRLEDRSLYASPAIHRITSWAQRGVFSFLGEDAVLDHIKEMAQSSYVPWASSFETIIRDELIHIAHGKRIVRAFVQSEEGRVEVQAAIDALWPLVLSLFGKSDSSRSEDYVHWGLRQRTNREARNKYVERIVPKLAAMGLTVPSSSRRERSNGNH is encoded by the coding sequence ATGCCAACTGTGTATCAAGAGTTACTCCATCACCAGATGCTTGCCCACACCGAGGGCGAGCTGTCTGGCGCCGACGACTACCTTCAGGTATTCCTGCCGCTGGCACCCAACGTGTTCGAGCGAAAGATCTGCTGCGAGCGGGCTGCCGAGGAATACGACCACTACTTGATCGGGGCGGCCGTCCTCCGCGAGCTCGGCGTCGACACTGAGTACATGGTCGCCCAACGCCTGGAGGACCGCAGCCTGTACGCGAGCCCGGCAATTCATCGCATCACCAGTTGGGCTCAGCGCGGCGTGTTCTCGTTTCTCGGAGAGGACGCGGTGCTCGACCACATCAAGGAAATGGCGCAAAGCAGCTACGTGCCTTGGGCGAGCTCGTTCGAAACGATTATCCGCGACGAGCTTATTCACATCGCCCACGGTAAGCGCATCGTCCGCGCGTTCGTTCAGTCCGAAGAAGGCCGCGTGGAGGTTCAGGCGGCGATTGATGCGCTGTGGCCCCTGGTCTTGAGTCTCTTTGGCAAGTCCGACTCGTCCCGGTCAGAGGATTACGTCCACTGGGGATTGCGGCAGCGGACGAACCGGGAGGCGAGAAACAAGTACGTAGAGAGGATCGTGCCGAAGCTCGCTGCCATGGGCCTGACGGTTCCATCTTCGAGCCGGAGAGAGAGGTCGAATGGGAACCACTGA
- a CDS encoding ferritin-like domain-containing protein, translating to MSVNINAEIDTLEGFAAPPSQRVNLFPVDWQVDVESINRVFQRAKTDQWHIEDLPWASYDMADYSPDERIALGYEMGRWRILENLGPALFARMLLRVSERHESGLATKFMLTSLIADEGRHEELFTRLSQRAFPLMTEDPTTLSPLAKAARRALGWLEWNLGQLYDGYDVAFRQEPLPVATFSFLLGERVGVAVFHKRAENSSNTLVRDAFRLVAHDEARHLAFMRLLFKSLGPLWEDPKLAAAGTRQIRAGFEFTSMIPGWHQGIVRPWKFPAGYWELDASLSGIARAAGLGSLDAEQRFGVMRDSMVDIRAVSQEYGVPFPAIPELGLDGVPVSFSDKGVGLSAV from the coding sequence TTGTCAGTAAACATCAATGCGGAGATCGATACGCTGGAAGGCTTCGCGGCCCCACCGTCCCAACGGGTGAATCTCTTCCCCGTCGACTGGCAGGTCGATGTCGAGAGCATTAACAGGGTCTTCCAGCGGGCCAAAACCGATCAATGGCACATTGAGGATCTGCCGTGGGCGAGCTACGACATGGCGGACTATTCCCCTGACGAGCGGATCGCGCTCGGCTACGAGATGGGCCGTTGGCGCATCCTTGAAAACCTCGGACCGGCATTGTTCGCCCGCATGTTGCTGCGCGTGAGCGAGCGTCATGAGAGCGGGCTCGCGACCAAGTTCATGCTGACCTCCCTCATCGCTGATGAGGGGCGACACGAGGAGCTGTTCACCAGGCTCTCCCAGCGGGCCTTCCCGCTCATGACGGAGGACCCGACCACGCTGTCGCCCTTGGCGAAGGCAGCGCGTCGAGCCCTCGGCTGGCTGGAGTGGAACCTGGGGCAACTGTACGACGGCTACGACGTCGCATTCCGGCAAGAGCCGCTGCCGGTGGCCACATTTTCCTTCCTTTTGGGAGAGCGGGTCGGAGTTGCCGTCTTCCACAAACGGGCCGAAAACTCGAGCAATACGCTGGTACGCGACGCATTTCGGCTGGTGGCGCACGATGAGGCGCGGCACCTCGCATTCATGCGGCTCCTGTTCAAATCTCTCGGGCCGCTGTGGGAGGACCCGAAACTCGCCGCGGCCGGCACTCGGCAAATCCGCGCAGGCTTCGAGTTCACCTCCATGATCCCCGGATGGCACCAGGGAATCGTGCGGCCATGGAAGTTCCCCGCGGGCTATTGGGAATTGGACGCGTCGCTGTCCGGGATCGCGAGGGCCGCCGGTCTGGGGTCTCTTGACGCGGAGCAGCGTTTCGGCGTCATGCGTGACTCGATGGTCGACATCCGCGCGGTGAGCCAGGAGTACGGTGTCCCGTTCCCCGCGATACCAGAGCTTGGTTTAGATGGTGTCCCCGTTTCCTTTTCGGATAAGGGAGTCGGTTTGAGCGCGGTCTAG
- a CDS encoding di-heme oxidoredictase family protein produces the protein MAMHMAQDQRPRTMLVVTLIVLAVSAAPTIVSQTLGDRTPSNGQVNLTARGAALFTTKFTPRQGLGPLFNQTSCIGCHAGPTPGGMGPDGLGIAIRVGRQTPAGFDPMIGRGGPIARVHSVAEEGTPCGLAPGIPAGANLTSVRNAPDLHGAGLIDAIPDKEIAAGAIPRGNGVHGHPHWIKTADGRERIGRFGWKADTVTLRQTVANAFRNELGITSPLAPVDITSVGQPSRHRCPGEGTGIEDDGSMVDAVTSFVAALPPPAARATSPQGSALFSTIGCAACHTQSLSLGNRRISLFSDLLLHDLGPELDDKVVQNRAGGRDWRTTPLWGLGTRPRLLHDGRARTIAEAILAHGGEASAARQRFRLLLPEERDALLAFLAGL, from the coding sequence ATGGCGATGCACATGGCGCAGGATCAACGACCGCGAACCATGTTGGTCGTCACGCTCATCGTGCTAGCCGTGTCCGCTGCACCTACGATTGTTTCACAGACCCTCGGCGACCGCACTCCTTCGAACGGTCAGGTCAACCTAACGGCTCGCGGTGCTGCTCTGTTTACTACCAAGTTCACACCCCGGCAAGGGCTGGGTCCGCTCTTCAATCAAACCTCATGCATCGGCTGTCACGCCGGACCGACCCCAGGCGGTATGGGGCCGGACGGTCTCGGCATTGCTATACGGGTCGGCCGACAGACGCCAGCAGGCTTCGACCCGATGATCGGTCGCGGTGGGCCGATAGCTCGCGTCCACTCAGTGGCCGAAGAGGGCACCCCTTGTGGTCTCGCACCGGGGATTCCGGCAGGTGCCAACCTGACCTCCGTGCGCAATGCCCCCGACCTCCACGGCGCTGGACTCATTGACGCGATCCCGGATAAGGAGATTGCTGCGGGGGCAATACCGCGCGGTAACGGCGTTCACGGACATCCCCACTGGATAAAGACTGCCGACGGACGGGAGCGGATCGGGCGCTTCGGCTGGAAGGCCGATACCGTCACGCTCAGGCAGACGGTTGCCAACGCTTTTCGCAACGAACTCGGGATTACGAGTCCGCTGGCTCCGGTCGACATTACCTCCGTCGGTCAACCGAGCCGGCACCGCTGCCCCGGTGAGGGTACTGGCATCGAAGATGATGGGAGTATGGTGGATGCGGTCACATCCTTCGTCGCAGCGCTGCCGCCGCCCGCCGCGCGAGCTACGTCGCCGCAGGGGTCGGCGCTATTCAGCACGATAGGCTGCGCTGCCTGTCATACGCAGAGCTTGTCACTGGGGAACCGCCGCATCTCTCTCTTTTCCGACCTCCTGCTGCATGACCTCGGCCCTGAACTCGACGACAAGGTAGTCCAGAACCGCGCGGGTGGACGTGACTGGCGGACCACCCCGCTTTGGGGCTTAGGCACGCGTCCGCGGCTGCTCCACGACGGACGTGCTCGCACCATTGCCGAGGCGATCCTCGCTCATGGTGGCGAGGCGTCGGCAGCAAGGCAGCGCTTCCGTCTGCTCTTACCAGAGGAGCGTGACGCTTTACTTGCATTCTTGGCTGGGTTGTAA
- a CDS encoding RHS repeat-associated core domain-containing protein: protein MRLRRLLLSSRPSFKLSHITARGWRRRALCLVLIFGSLIIPDAGYAVRAATDVAVKVVKDSVEPIPIAVRYFKRLFRRAATPPRQETPADRLAAVSHIQITPQKFVGYQGQTVSFSALPLNANGDTIQGVRLDWLSDSDKVQIDEAGRAHFLQPGLAHIICHAGTTQATIPVLVRPGARPIQSDEDWRRDQHSLSAAGTVIGSSVTNSPDHLFSSWLDKLTPTAQAQIIIGGGGGGCPASGDFGYDELWNDPRNLVGNPRNRATESTRVGTVMPEGSNFCFAAPIYSLGGRGIGANVTLYYNSRVWSRHGNNLDFNAINGWPGPGFSLGFGRVVPYGVQGTGYSATCKYLLIDPDGTRHYLGSGYYSQTGSYTTNDGSHISFTGNASVGGTVGYADGMSVYMPVVNNRILPTQILDRNGNYITIAYKPECVQVGTEEYCDVFAPMALDYVTDTMGRKVQFNYDSNYRLTSITAPGFGGTSQNPVTQTLVQFDYQTVTTSGTFSGLTIECGPGSSITTLRHIYYPATGNGYMLSYSPYGVVTSVSGRRQMTSYALDGVESNNVSFNYPTSGPLTDVPAFTQRTESAVNALTSIYNYSRWEGSGYTVFIVQQPDGTYYTVSRYGPSTPSYGGLLYYIQPQRSDGFPMHTTTFSYANDPGGSPQVQYVFDYDETSQPALVGFDYDASGNILNKRDYGYQTNGQWLVRRRTHNVYTAISGAVGLLTETDVYDAQLDANDANDVLIAKTTYTYDNYAAMGGMDDHRDPNTGQLPPPPPGHYSWYDTTYMTRGNVTGRTVWYDISNNLSYTWLRKIDIFGNMTQEQLSCCNQETVSTTQNNFWALPESITKGPSGGPQLTTSTQYDFNTSRVTGTTNPAGLITTPSYDAAGRAVTAAISDSNNHTLPSPTVSYGDGSLTITDSMTYDDNGTQKTLTSTKTLDGWGRIIQTINPAQSQVNTIYDNMGRVASVSNPFTAGGSPAFWTTNVYDALSRVVEVDLPDDHPSGQRSRIQTAYSANTVTVTDQVSRKMLRVTDGLGRLVAVNEQDSAGNLTQATNYTYDYLGNLTQVNQGNQLRAFKYDAMGRLLYERIPEQSATINDGSGSYWTCKYTYNDFAVASRQDARGVVTTYSYDALHRLTYTSYDTSNAPGVAATDWVMISYNNDGTLNQVNQANNYTETYSYDFFKRVSSVTKFIAGSVYDLRKTYSFSYTYNGASQPLTLTYPSGTQVSYSYDNYGRLNARSGVSSISYNVAGQVTSDTLGNGVTEQFGYDAARLQLTSQKAGTTSPYTNRMNLTYTYSAAAGQMGVGSLAGNAGQLMGIVPDANNNPSTINGTTENAAYTYDNYGRLVTGNQTSNGTSAQRRFVYDRWSNRTGVWDATSGGNQIQSISLQQSGGAPTNQIASVTTTSTVNYTYDANGNVTNDGTHSYTYDGKNRLLSVDSGAAQYRYDAQNHRVCKIIGSSWTHYVWQGNQCLAEHDGTTAYGNFGDPPYGLRSAKVDYLYTGARQMASYRWSHVGTSHTYTPQYYLSDRLSVRLTLDTSGNVVGRQAHLPFGEDWAESGTQQKQHFTSYERDSESSNDYAVNRFESVNVGRFLSVDPLLASGKKELPQSWNRFDYTRNDPINMKDPNGLDGDPFLPGPGGTPQTTATGDADPCDPLGPSYFLDGFELDPTRIECGGRISIPRAVEPSGGDLFNCSILLRFRPIQFMDLGTLLGKKHAYILTVNKSGTTHHFSGGPDNNHLNAWGPDDYGPSVGDDYQTDPSQYNQLTVESSKGCDYWDEKFRQTVQYTRSANVAYHWYGPNSNSFAAKALRDAGLIEDFSDAQLIGLLHPPFNPDTLEYDLEYVIPGWHTFY from the coding sequence ATGCGTTTACGTCGCTTGTTGCTTTCATCTCGTCCTTCATTCAAGTTGTCTCACATAACCGCTCGTGGCTGGCGGCGACGTGCGCTCTGCCTGGTGCTGATCTTTGGATCGTTAATCATTCCCGACGCCGGCTATGCCGTCCGTGCCGCCACCGACGTTGCGGTCAAGGTCGTCAAAGATTCCGTCGAGCCGATACCCATAGCCGTCCGCTACTTCAAACGCCTCTTCCGCCGTGCGGCCACCCCCCCGCGCCAGGAAACCCCCGCCGACCGCCTTGCTGCCGTCTCGCACATTCAAATTACCCCACAGAAATTCGTCGGCTATCAAGGACAGACCGTCAGCTTTTCTGCTTTGCCGCTCAATGCCAATGGCGACACCATTCAAGGCGTGCGCTTAGATTGGCTATCCGATTCCGACAAAGTACAGATTGATGAGGCAGGCCGCGCACATTTCCTGCAACCCGGACTGGCGCACATCATCTGTCATGCCGGTACAACGCAAGCCACCATCCCCGTGCTGGTGCGCCCCGGTGCTCGCCCCATTCAGTCTGACGAGGACTGGCGCCGGGATCAGCACAGCCTCAGCGCCGCGGGGACGGTCATTGGCTCTAGCGTAACCAACTCGCCTGACCATCTATTCTCTTCATGGCTTGACAAACTCACGCCCACGGCGCAAGCACAGATTATTATAGGTGGAGGAGGTGGCGGTTGCCCGGCGAGCGGCGACTTCGGCTATGATGAACTGTGGAATGATCCGCGTAACCTCGTCGGCAACCCGCGCAACCGCGCTACGGAGTCGACTCGCGTCGGCACGGTGATGCCGGAAGGCTCGAACTTCTGCTTTGCCGCGCCTATCTACTCGCTTGGCGGGCGCGGCATTGGTGCCAACGTGACGCTGTATTACAACAGCAGAGTCTGGTCGCGGCACGGCAATAATCTTGACTTTAACGCAATCAATGGATGGCCGGGGCCAGGTTTTTCACTCGGCTTCGGCAGGGTCGTACCCTACGGCGTGCAAGGGACTGGCTATTCTGCCACCTGCAAGTATTTGCTGATAGACCCGGACGGGACGCGCCACTATCTCGGCTCCGGCTATTACAGTCAGACCGGTAGCTACACGACCAACGATGGCTCGCACATCTCTTTCACTGGCAATGCCTCGGTAGGCGGAACCGTGGGTTATGCTGATGGCATGTCGGTCTACATGCCGGTGGTCAACAACCGCATCCTGCCGACGCAGATTCTTGACCGCAACGGCAATTACATCACGATTGCCTATAAGCCCGAATGTGTGCAGGTCGGCACAGAAGAGTATTGTGACGTGTTCGCGCCGATGGCGCTTGATTATGTCACCGACACGATGGGGCGAAAGGTTCAATTCAACTACGATAGCAACTACCGCTTGACTTCCATCACCGCACCAGGTTTCGGCGGCACGAGCCAGAACCCGGTAACACAGACCCTTGTGCAATTCGACTACCAGACGGTGACCACCAGCGGCACGTTCAGCGGCTTGACTATTGAGTGCGGCCCCGGTAGCAGCATCACCACGCTCAGGCACATCTATTACCCAGCAACCGGCAACGGCTATATGTTGAGCTACTCACCTTACGGCGTCGTCACGAGCGTGTCGGGCCGGCGGCAGATGACCAGTTATGCCCTCGACGGTGTCGAAAGCAACAACGTCTCGTTCAACTATCCGACTTCGGGGCCGCTAACGGACGTGCCAGCTTTCACGCAACGTACCGAGAGCGCCGTCAACGCGCTGACTAGCATCTATAACTACAGCCGCTGGGAAGGCTCTGGCTATACGGTCTTCATCGTCCAGCAACCCGACGGCACCTATTACACCGTCTCGCGCTACGGTCCCTCGACGCCGAGCTACGGCGGGCTGCTATATTACATACAGCCGCAGCGATCCGACGGCTTCCCCATGCACACGACGACCTTCTCCTATGCCAACGATCCGGGAGGCTCGCCGCAGGTGCAGTATGTCTTCGACTATGACGAAACCAGCCAGCCGGCACTCGTCGGGTTTGACTATGACGCGTCTGGCAACATCCTGAACAAGCGCGATTACGGCTATCAAACAAATGGCCAGTGGCTGGTCAGGCGGCGCACGCACAACGTCTACACGGCCATATCAGGAGCGGTGGGTCTGCTGACGGAAACCGATGTGTATGACGCGCAGCTTGATGCCAATGATGCCAATGATGTGCTGATCGCCAAGACGACATATACTTATGATAATTATGCTGCAATGGGGGGCATGGATGATCACCGCGATCCGAACACCGGGCAACTGCCGCCACCACCGCCTGGCCATTATTCTTGGTATGATACGACCTACATGACGCGGGGCAATGTGACAGGGAGAACCGTGTGGTACGACATCTCCAATAATCTCAGCTATACCTGGCTGCGCAAGATCGACATCTTTGGCAATATGACGCAGGAACAGTTGAGTTGTTGTAACCAAGAGACGGTTAGCACCACGCAGAATAATTTCTGGGCCTTGCCGGAATCGATCACGAAAGGGCCGAGTGGCGGGCCGCAGTTGACGACCTCCACCCAGTACGACTTCAACACCAGCCGGGTGACTGGCACGACCAACCCGGCCGGCCTGATTACCACTCCGAGTTATGATGCAGCAGGGAGGGCAGTGACAGCTGCGATCAGTGACAGCAACAATCACACGCTGCCAAGTCCTACGGTTAGTTATGGCGACGGCAGTTTGACGATCACCGACAGCATGACCTACGACGATAACGGCACACAGAAGACCTTGACCAGCACGAAGACGCTGGACGGCTGGGGCCGCATCATTCAAACCATCAACCCGGCGCAGTCGCAGGTGAACACCATCTATGACAACATGGGACGGGTGGCGAGCGTCAGCAACCCGTTCACGGCGGGCGGCTCGCCGGCTTTTTGGACAACGAATGTCTATGACGCGCTGTCAAGGGTTGTTGAAGTAGATTTGCCCGACGACCACCCTTCGGGACAACGCAGCCGCATCCAGACCGCCTACAGCGCCAACACAGTGACGGTGACCGATCAGGTCAGCCGCAAGATGCTGCGCGTCACAGACGGCTTGGGCCGGCTGGTGGCGGTCAATGAACAGGACTCGGCAGGCAATTTGACCCAGGCGACCAATTACACCTATGACTATTTGGGTAATCTCACCCAGGTCAATCAGGGCAACCAGCTCCGTGCGTTCAAGTATGACGCGATGGGTCGGCTGCTCTATGAACGCATCCCCGAACAATCGGCAACGATCAATGATGGCAGCGGTAGCTATTGGACTTGTAAGTACACCTACAACGACTTTGCTGTGGCCAGTCGTCAGGATGCCAGGGGCGTTGTGACCACTTACAGCTATGACGCGCTGCACCGGCTGACCTACACGAGCTACGACACCAGCAACGCACCCGGCGTCGCGGCCACCGATTGGGTGATGATTTCGTATAATAATGATGGCACACTCAACCAAGTGAACCAGGCGAATAACTACACGGAAACCTATAGCTATGACTTCTTCAAACGGGTGTCGTCGGTGACTAAGTTTATTGCCGGTAGTGTCTACGACCTGAGAAAAACTTATAGCTTCAGTTACACGTATAATGGGGCGAGTCAGCCGCTGACGCTGACCTACCCATCCGGCACACAGGTCAGTTACAGCTACGACAACTATGGAAGACTGAATGCGAGGAGCGGTGTGAGCAGCATCAGCTACAACGTTGCCGGGCAGGTGACCAGTGACACACTTGGAAACGGCGTCACCGAGCAGTTCGGCTATGATGCAGCGCGTTTGCAGCTGACCTCGCAGAAGGCGGGAACGACCTCGCCATACACGAATCGCATGAATCTGACCTACACCTACAGCGCCGCCGCCGGGCAGATGGGCGTGGGCAGCCTAGCCGGCAATGCCGGGCAGTTGATGGGCATCGTTCCGGATGCCAATAACAACCCGAGCACCATCAATGGCACGACCGAAAACGCCGCCTACACCTACGACAACTATGGCCGACTAGTGACCGGCAATCAGACGAGCAATGGCACGAGCGCGCAACGGCGCTTCGTCTATGATCGCTGGAGCAACCGCACTGGCGTGTGGGACGCCACCAGCGGCGGTAATCAGATTCAAAGCATCAGCTTGCAACAGAGCGGCGGAGCCCCAACCAATCAGATCGCCAGTGTGACCACCACCAGCACAGTGAATTACACCTACGATGCTAACGGCAACGTCACCAATGATGGGACACACAGCTATACCTATGACGGCAAGAACCGCCTTTTGAGCGTGGACAGTGGCGCGGCTCAGTATCGCTATGATGCGCAGAACCATCGGGTTTGCAAGATCATCGGCAGCAGTTGGACGCATTATGTGTGGCAGGGAAATCAATGCTTGGCCGAACATGATGGGACAACAGCCTATGGCAACTTTGGCGATCCGCCTTATGGGTTGCGGTCGGCGAAGGTGGACTATCTCTATACGGGGGCTCGGCAGATGGCAAGCTACCGGTGGTCACACGTGGGAACGAGTCACACCTACACCCCGCAGTACTACCTGAGCGACCGCTTAAGTGTGCGGCTGACGCTGGACACGAGCGGCAATGTCGTGGGGCGGCAGGCACACCTGCCGTTCGGGGAGGACTGGGCTGAGAGTGGCACGCAGCAGAAGCAGCACTTCACTAGCTATGAGCGGGATTCAGAGAGCAGCAATGATTACGCGGTCAATCGTTTTGAGAGCGTGAATGTAGGACGTTTTTTATCAGTGGATCCCCTCCTTGCAAGCGGGAAGAAAGAACTCCCACAAAGTTGGAACCGATTTGATTATACGAGAAACGATCCGATCAACATGAAAGACCCGAATGGGCTGGATGGTGACCCTTTTCTGCCAGGTCCGGGTGGAACGCCACAGACAACTGCCACTGGCGATGCCGATCCGTGCGATCCTTTGGGCCCTTCCTATTTTCTTGATGGGTTTGAGTTGGATCCAACGAGAATTGAATGTGGCGGACGAATTTCTATACCTAGGGCTGTGGAGCCATCAGGAGGTGATCTTTTTAATTGCTCCATCCTACTACGTTTTAGGCCCATTCAATTCATGGATTTAGGAACCTTGCTTGGTAAAAAACATGCATACATACTAACGGTAAATAAATCAGGAACAACTCATCATTTCTCAGGTGGACCAGACAACAACCATCTAAATGCCTGGGGGCCGGATGATTATGGCCCTAGTGTAGGTGATGATTACCAGACTGATCCAAGTCAGTATAATCAGCTTACAGTTGAATCCTCTAAAGGCTGTGATTACTGGGACGAGAAATTTAGGCAGACCGTTCAGTATACCCGCTCCGCCAATGTAGCGTATCATTGGTATGGGCCAAATAGTAATTCTTTTGCAGCTAAAGCTCTTAGAGATGCAGGATTGATTGAGGATTTTAGTGATGCGCAATTAATAGGTCTCTTGCATCCACCATTTAATCCTGACACACTGGAATACGATTTGGAATATGTAATCCCCGGATGGCACACTTTTTACTGA
- a CDS encoding type II toxin-antitoxin system VapC family toxin yields MTTYLLDTSVIIDVLNGKRDREMLLKGLLSQGDLLACCAVNVSEIYAGMRPKEETKTEALLQSLDYYEINWEVAKRAGLLKRDYSKKGQTLSLTDTTIAAVALEYNLMLITDNVKHYPMPQLKLYPLP; encoded by the coding sequence ATGACCACCTACCTATTGGACACGAGCGTCATCATTGATGTCTTGAATGGCAAGCGAGATCGAGAGATGCTGCTCAAAGGCTTGCTCTCCCAAGGTGATCTCCTGGCCTGTTGTGCAGTGAACGTCAGTGAGATATATGCCGGGATGCGCCCCAAAGAAGAGACCAAAACCGAAGCTTTATTGCAGAGCCTGGACTACTACGAGATCAACTGGGAAGTGGCCAAGCGAGCTGGTCTGCTTAAACGCGACTACTCCAAGAAAGGCCAGACGCTGTCGCTTACGGATACGACTATCGCGGCTGTGGCTTTGGAGTATAATCTGATGCTAATCACCGACAACGTGAAGCACTACCCGATGCCGCAACTGAAGCTCTATCCCCTTCCCTAA